The following proteins come from a genomic window of Geminicoccaceae bacterium SCSIO 64248:
- the gmk gene encoding guanylate kinase translates to MPGSDPSADTEPAIKRRGLMLVVSSPSGAGKTTITRGLLESDPDLRLSISVTTRERRPAETEGVHYYFTDDAGFEAMAQNGELLEHARVYGHRYGTPRAPVEAALNEGKDVLFDIDWQGAQQIREAAREDMVGLFILPPSVPVLAQRLRTRAQDSEAEVTHRLAQVGNDVTHWSEYDYVLVNADLDKSLASVRAILTAERLRRNRQVGLGQFVKQFRAQS, encoded by the coding sequence AACCCGCGATCAAGCGCCGGGGCCTCATGCTCGTCGTGTCCTCGCCGTCGGGCGCGGGCAAGACCACGATCACCCGCGGCCTGCTCGAGTCCGATCCCGACCTGCGGCTGTCGATCTCGGTGACGACACGGGAGCGCCGTCCGGCGGAGACCGAGGGCGTCCACTACTATTTCACCGACGACGCCGGCTTCGAGGCCATGGCCCAGAACGGCGAGCTCCTCGAGCATGCGCGGGTCTACGGTCATCGCTACGGCACGCCGCGCGCCCCGGTCGAGGCGGCGCTGAACGAGGGCAAGGACGTCCTGTTCGACATCGACTGGCAGGGCGCGCAGCAGATCCGCGAGGCGGCGCGCGAGGACATGGTGGGACTGTTCATCCTGCCGCCCTCGGTGCCCGTCCTGGCCCAGCGCCTGCGCACGCGCGCCCAGGACAGCGAGGCCGAGGTCACCCACCGGCTGGCCCAGGTCGGCAACGACGTCACCCACTGGAGCGAGTACGACTACGTGCTGGTCAACGCCGATCTGGACAAGAGCCTGGCGTCCGTGCGGGCGATCCTGACGGCCGAGCGTCTCAGGCGCAACCGGCAGGTGGGGCTCGGCCAGTTCGTCAAGCAGTTCCGCGCCCAGAGCTGA
- a CDS encoding DUF1850 domain-containing protein, with amino-acid sequence MSLCLSASGKTVMLAVQAFGLIWTHSVEKVEWRERWRVEDDGLVIEQAAVKGSGAGMEPADDARREGDWWVWSPMSRVPRIALGRSGAVADWRLCAPDCRPLGDVVHAAPTEPVTLTPCP; translated from the coding sequence ATGAGCCTCTGCCTGAGCGCCTCCGGCAAGACCGTCATGCTGGCCGTCCAGGCCTTCGGGCTGATCTGGACCCACTCGGTCGAGAAGGTCGAGTGGCGCGAGCGCTGGCGGGTCGAGGACGACGGGCTCGTCATCGAGCAGGCCGCCGTCAAAGGCTCGGGCGCCGGCATGGAGCCGGCCGACGACGCGCGTCGGGAGGGCGACTGGTGGGTGTGGTCACCGATGAGCCGCGTGCCGCGGATCGCGCTGGGGCGCTCGGGCGCGGTCGCCGACTGGCGGCTCTGCGCGCCGGACTGCCGCCCCTTGGGCGATGTCGTCCACGCCGCGCCGACCGAGCCGGTCACGCTGACCCCGTGCCCCTGA
- a CDS encoding TRAP transporter permease, giving the protein MSERAPDDRLPPDAALQAPDPAVLDAAAADHGLPGGFGEGWLGRIVFSIAIAFSTFQLYTAAFPNFPSQVVRAVHVGFLLLLGFSLIANLKTPSRNGQILLWTLGILGFATGLYQWIFYRDLILRAGGYLEPQDLVVGVILIALVFEGTRRIMGAPLAIIALLFLLYGAFGEYLPAPFGHRGYDWDQLIDHLAFGTEGIYGTPVYVSSSYIFLFILFGSFLERAGMIQLFNDIALGMVGHTRGGPAKVAVVSSALMGTISGSGVANVVTTGQFTIPLMKRFGYRAAFAGGVEATASMGGQIMPPVMGAVAFIMAETLNVPYAEVVKAAIIPALLYFGSAFWMVHLEAGKRNLLGLKPDQLPSALGAIKAQWFLLIPLVVLVYLLFSGYTPLFAGTMGLALTAVLILGGAAVQGVPSGVLRLLFWILLGLVCAAFFRYGVNVIVWTLVALVAIVFFVKGGRETLLACRDALADGAKNALPVGIACAMVGVIIGTLTLTGAATTFAGFIVRLGETSLLLSLGLTMLVCLVLGMGIPTIPNYIITSSIAGPALLELGVPLMVSHMFVFYFGIMADLTPPVALAAFAAAPIAKESGMKIGMQALKIALAGFVVPYMAVYTPALMLQDGGPLAAAIGYWPAVLYIVLKAVISVVLWGAAAIGFLFAPIAWWERILATAAAFSLVLALPVTDEIGFGLTVAVVGQHLWRTRRAPAVSAG; this is encoded by the coding sequence ATGTCCGAACGCGCTCCCGACGATCGCCTCCCTCCCGACGCCGCCTTGCAGGCTCCCGACCCCGCCGTCCTCGACGCCGCGGCGGCCGACCACGGCCTGCCCGGCGGCTTCGGCGAGGGCTGGCTCGGCCGGATCGTCTTCTCGATCGCGATCGCGTTCTCGACCTTCCAGCTCTATACGGCCGCCTTTCCCAATTTCCCGAGCCAGGTGGTCCGCGCCGTCCATGTCGGCTTCCTGCTCCTGCTCGGCTTCAGCCTGATCGCGAACCTCAAGACGCCGTCGAGAAACGGGCAGATCCTGCTCTGGACGCTCGGCATCCTCGGCTTCGCGACCGGCCTCTACCAGTGGATCTTCTATCGCGACCTGATCCTGCGCGCCGGCGGCTATCTCGAGCCGCAGGACCTGGTGGTGGGCGTGATCCTGATCGCGCTGGTCTTCGAAGGCACGCGGCGGATCATGGGCGCGCCGCTCGCGATCATCGCCCTGCTCTTCCTGCTCTATGGCGCGTTCGGCGAGTACCTGCCGGCCCCCTTCGGCCACCGCGGCTACGACTGGGACCAGCTGATCGACCACTTGGCCTTCGGCACGGAAGGCATCTACGGCACGCCGGTCTACGTGTCGTCCAGCTACATCTTCCTCTTCATCCTGTTCGGCTCGTTCCTGGAACGGGCCGGCATGATCCAGCTGTTCAACGACATCGCGCTCGGCATGGTCGGCCACACGCGGGGCGGCCCGGCCAAGGTCGCCGTCGTGTCCTCGGCGCTCATGGGCACGATCTCGGGCTCGGGCGTCGCCAACGTCGTGACGACCGGCCAGTTCACCATCCCGCTCATGAAGCGGTTCGGCTACCGCGCGGCGTTCGCGGGCGGCGTCGAGGCGACCGCCTCGATGGGCGGCCAGATCATGCCGCCGGTCATGGGCGCGGTCGCCTTCATCATGGCCGAGACGCTGAACGTGCCGTATGCCGAAGTGGTCAAGGCGGCGATCATCCCCGCGCTTCTCTATTTCGGCTCGGCCTTCTGGATGGTTCATCTCGAGGCCGGCAAGCGCAACCTGCTCGGCCTGAAGCCGGACCAGTTGCCGAGCGCGCTCGGCGCGATCAAGGCGCAGTGGTTCCTGCTGATCCCGCTCGTCGTCCTCGTCTACCTGCTGTTCTCGGGCTACACGCCCTTGTTCGCCGGCACGATGGGCTTGGCCCTGACCGCCGTCTTGATCCTGGGCGGAGCCGCCGTGCAGGGCGTGCCGTCCGGCGTGCTTCGTCTGTTGTTCTGGATCCTGCTCGGCCTGGTCTGCGCCGCCTTCTTCCGCTACGGCGTCAACGTCATCGTCTGGACGCTGGTCGCCCTGGTCGCGATCGTCTTCTTCGTCAAAGGCGGGCGCGAAACGCTGCTCGCCTGCCGCGACGCCCTGGCCGACGGCGCCAAGAACGCCCTGCCGGTCGGCATCGCGTGCGCCATGGTCGGCGTGATCATCGGCACGCTGACCCTGACCGGCGCGGCGACGACCTTCGCCGGCTTCATCGTCCGCCTGGGCGAGACCAGCCTGCTCTTGTCGCTGGGCCTTACCATGCTCGTCTGCCTCGTGCTCGGCATGGGCATCCCGACCATCCCCAACTACATCATCACCTCGTCGATCGCCGGGCCGGCGCTGCTCGAGCTGGGCGTGCCGCTCATGGTCAGCCACATGTTCGTCTTCTATTTCGGCATCATGGCCGACCTGACGCCGCCGGTCGCGCTCGCCGCCTTCGCCGCCGCGCCGATCGCCAAGGAATCCGGCATGAAGATCGGCATGCAGGCACTGAAGATCGCCCTGGCCGGCTTCGTCGTGCCCTATATGGCGGTCTACACGCCCGCCCTGATGCTGCAGGACGGCGGCCCGCTCGCCGCCGCGATCGGCTACTGGCCGGCGGTCCTCTACATCGTGCTCAAGGCCGTGATCTCGGTCGTCCTCTGGGGTGCCGCCGCGATCGGCTTCCTGTTCGCGCCGATCGCCTGGTGGGAGCGCATCCTGGCGACGGCGGCGGCCTTCTCCCTCGTGCTCGCCCTGCCCGTCACCGACGAGATCGGCTTCGGCCTGACGGTGGCGGTCGTCGGCCAGCATCTCTGGCGCACGCGGCGGGCCCCGGCCGTCAGCGCGGGATGA
- a CDS encoding TAXI family TRAP transporter solute-binding subunit: MITGLKRLALVPALVFAVSAATSAKAQDFINVLTGGTSGVYYPLGVALSEIYGQNIEGVRSQVQATKASVENLILLQDGRGEIAFSLGDSMVLGYEGDEEAGFREPLTKLRRVAAIYPNYIQVVATAESGIKTLADLEGKSLSVGAPRSGTELNARAILGAAGMSYDDLGRIEYLPFAESVELMKNRQIDATLQSAGLGVASIRDLSTTNAISVVEIPTDLIEQIGAPYAPGTIPAGTYQGQDADVSTATVVNYLVTHEDVPEETVYQMTKLLFEHLDQLKAAHNAAGVIALDKAVDENPVPLHPGAERYYKEAGVL; the protein is encoded by the coding sequence ATGATCACCGGACTGAAGCGGCTGGCCCTGGTGCCCGCCCTGGTCTTTGCCGTCTCGGCGGCGACGTCCGCGAAAGCGCAGGACTTCATCAATGTTCTGACCGGAGGCACGAGCGGCGTCTACTACCCGCTGGGCGTGGCGCTGTCCGAGATCTACGGCCAGAACATCGAGGGCGTCCGCAGCCAGGTCCAGGCGACCAAGGCCTCGGTCGAGAACCTGATCCTGCTCCAGGACGGCCGCGGCGAGATCGCCTTCTCGCTGGGCGACAGCATGGTGCTCGGCTACGAGGGCGACGAGGAGGCGGGCTTCCGCGAGCCCCTGACCAAGCTGCGCCGCGTCGCCGCGATCTACCCGAACTACATCCAGGTCGTCGCCACCGCGGAGTCCGGCATCAAGACGCTGGCCGATCTCGAGGGCAAGTCGCTCTCGGTCGGCGCGCCGCGCTCGGGCACCGAGCTGAACGCCCGCGCCATCCTGGGCGCGGCCGGCATGTCCTACGACGATCTCGGCCGCATCGAGTACCTGCCCTTCGCCGAGTCGGTCGAGCTCATGAAGAACCGGCAGATCGACGCGACCCTCCAGTCGGCCGGCTTGGGCGTCGCCTCGATCCGCGATCTCTCGACCACGAACGCCATCTCGGTCGTCGAGATCCCCACCGACCTGATCGAGCAGATCGGCGCGCCCTACGCGCCCGGCACGATCCCGGCCGGCACCTACCAGGGCCAGGACGCCGACGTCTCGACCGCGACGGTCGTGAACTACCTCGTCACCCATGAGGACGTGCCCGAGGAGACGGTCTACCAGATGACCAAGCTCCTGTTCGAGCACCTCGACCAGCTCAAGGCGGCGCACAACGCGGCCGGCGTCATCGCGCTCGACAAGGCGGTCGACGAGAACCCGGTGCCGCTGCACCCCGGCGCCGAGCGCTACTACAAGGAAGCGGGCGTCCTCTGA
- a CDS encoding methylated-DNA--[protein]-cysteine S-methyltransferase: MRLTHDRLSSPIGPIRLVCDGPALCALDFEDYEARMLALLRRYHGAVRLAEGRAPLPVRRALEAYFAGDLHALDPLSTVSAGTPFQRQVWTALRMVPPGVTTTYGALASSIGRPGASRAVGAANGANPVAIVVPCHRVIGSTGALIGFGGGLERKAWLLRHEAQAAAGRLEGRPRAGSGTPVRADERSALAFDGETCLDARTTPRRPKRPRETTDGTSPSVET, from the coding sequence ATGCGCCTCACCCACGATCGCCTGTCCTCGCCGATCGGCCCGATACGGCTCGTCTGTGATGGCCCGGCCCTCTGCGCGCTCGATTTCGAGGACTACGAAGCGCGCATGCTGGCCCTGCTCCGCCGCTACCATGGCGCGGTCCGCCTTGCCGAGGGGCGTGCCCCCCTTCCGGTCCGGCGCGCGCTCGAGGCCTATTTCGCCGGAGACCTGCACGCGCTCGACCCCTTGTCGACCGTTTCGGCCGGGACGCCCTTCCAGCGGCAGGTCTGGACGGCGTTGCGCATGGTCCCGCCCGGCGTGACGACCACCTACGGCGCCCTCGCGTCCTCGATCGGCCGGCCCGGCGCCAGCCGCGCGGTCGGCGCGGCCAACGGCGCGAACCCGGTCGCCATCGTCGTGCCCTGCCATCGCGTGATCGGCTCGACCGGCGCGCTGATCGGCTTCGGCGGCGGCCTCGAGCGCAAGGCGTGGCTGCTGCGCCACGAGGCGCAGGCCGCCGCCGGACGGCTCGAGGGCCGTCCTCGCGCGGGGAGCGGCACGCCGGTACGTGCCGACGAGCGCTCGGCCCTTGCGTTCGACGGCGAGACTTGCCTTGATGCCCGGACCACACCGCGCCGTCCCAAGCGGCCAAGGGAGACGACCGACGGGACGAGCCCCTCGGTCGAGACATAA
- a CDS encoding AlkA N-terminal domain-containing protein, producing the protein MHTDRAACYRALLTRDPRFDGRFFTCVKTTGIYCRPICPARPPKLEHVFFVPSAAAAQEAGFRPCLRCRPETSPDVAAWHGTQATVRRALALIGSGGLNGVPVDALAGRLGIGERQLRRLFQRHVGASPKAVALTRRTLFAKQLITETALPMTEVALASGFGSLRRFNDTFQRLYGRPPSQLRRSRAQAAPASAITLTLAFKPPYDWPSTIAFLAARAIPGVEHVTPERYARTITLDGASGSIAVTPAADRRSLRATIRFPNVSALPAIVGRLRRIFDLDADPDGIGRHLATDPLLAPLVAARPGLRVPGAWDGFELSVRAMLGQQITVAGASRLAGRLVDAYGQRIEDLDDPHLVRLFPSPASLAEADLAVTVGMPRNRAGAIAALARAAHAQPDLFAPAADLEAGIGRLCALSGIGPWTAHYIAMRTMREPDAFPTGDIGLLRALATSRGRPSHAAMLDRAEAWRPWRAYAAMHLWNSGAPLPTEIDDAPHPRSPVLADRPDTARL; encoded by the coding sequence ATGCACACCGACCGCGCTGCCTGCTACCGCGCCCTTCTGACCCGCGACCCGCGCTTCGACGGGCGGTTCTTCACCTGCGTGAAGACGACCGGCATCTACTGCCGGCCGATCTGCCCGGCACGGCCGCCCAAGCTCGAGCACGTCTTCTTCGTGCCGAGCGCGGCGGCGGCGCAGGAGGCGGGCTTCCGGCCCTGCCTGCGCTGCCGGCCCGAGACCTCGCCCGACGTCGCCGCTTGGCACGGCACCCAGGCGACGGTCCGGCGCGCGCTCGCCCTGATCGGCTCGGGCGGGCTGAACGGCGTGCCCGTCGACGCGCTGGCCGGCCGGCTCGGCATCGGCGAGCGTCAGCTGCGGCGCCTGTTCCAGCGCCATGTCGGCGCGTCGCCCAAGGCCGTCGCCCTCACGCGTCGTACCCTGTTCGCAAAGCAGCTGATCACCGAGACGGCCCTGCCCATGACCGAGGTGGCGCTGGCGTCCGGGTTCGGCAGCCTGCGCCGGTTCAACGACACGTTCCAGCGCCTCTACGGCCGGCCGCCGTCGCAGCTGCGGCGCAGCCGCGCGCAGGCCGCCCCGGCATCCGCGATCACGCTCACCCTGGCCTTCAAGCCGCCCTATGACTGGCCGTCGACGATCGCCTTTCTCGCGGCGCGCGCAATCCCCGGCGTCGAGCACGTCACACCCGAGCGCTACGCCCGGACGATAACCTTGGACGGCGCCTCCGGCTCCATCGCCGTCACACCCGCCGCCGACCGGCGTAGCCTGCGCGCGACCATCCGCTTTCCGAACGTCTCCGCCTTGCCCGCCATCGTCGGCCGCCTCCGGCGGATCTTCGACCTCGACGCCGACCCGGACGGCATCGGCCGCCACCTCGCGACCGATCCGCTCCTGGCTCCCCTCGTCGCAGCGCGGCCGGGTCTGCGCGTGCCCGGCGCCTGGGATGGGTTCGAGCTGTCGGTGCGCGCCATGCTCGGCCAGCAGATCACCGTCGCCGGCGCGAGCCGCCTGGCAGGACGCCTGGTCGACGCCTATGGCCAGCGTATCGAGGATCTCGACGATCCCCATCTGGTCCGGCTGTTTCCCTCCCCCGCAAGCCTGGCCGAGGCGGATCTGGCGGTCACGGTCGGCATGCCGCGCAACCGGGCCGGGGCGATCGCGGCGCTCGCCCGCGCCGCCCACGCACAGCCCGACCTCTTCGCGCCGGCGGCGGACCTCGAGGCCGGCATCGGCCGGCTGTGCGCCCTGTCGGGCATCGGCCCGTGGACGGCGCACTACATCGCGATGCGCACGATGCGCGAGCCGGACGCTTTCCCCACCGGCGATATCGGCCTCCTTCGCGCGCTGGCGACCTCGCGCGGCCGCCCCTCGCATGCCGCCATGCTCGACCGCGCGGAAGCCTGGCGGCCGTGGCGCGCCTATGCCGCCATGCACCTTTGGAACAGCGGTGCCCCCCTGCCCACGGAGATCGACGATGCGCCTCACCCACGATCGCCTGTCCTCGCCGATCGGCCCGATACGGCTCGTCTGTGA
- a CDS encoding OmpA family protein: protein MSGSTGSELTPGGTAGSSLSAATPASPADLALTETEAGTVVTLQGDVLFDFDSADIRSDAEPTLARLADLIEESGTRRVEITGHTDSKGSDGYNQDLSERRAESVRRYLTTSLDLPRRLFRVDGRGESEPVAANTQPDGSDDPQGRQKNRRVELLLAQ from the coding sequence GTGAGCGGCAGCACAGGCTCCGAGCTGACGCCCGGCGGCACGGCAGGTTCGAGCCTCTCGGCGGCCACCCCGGCAAGTCCGGCGGACCTTGCCCTGACCGAGACCGAGGCGGGCACCGTCGTGACCCTGCAAGGTGACGTGCTGTTCGATTTCGACAGCGCGGACATCCGGAGCGATGCGGAGCCCACGCTCGCCCGGCTGGCGGACCTGATCGAGGAGAGCGGCACGCGCCGGGTCGAGATCACCGGCCACACCGACTCGAAGGGATCCGACGGCTACAACCAGGACCTGTCCGAGCGCCGGGCCGAATCGGTCCGCCGCTACCTGACCACGAGCCTCGACCTGCCGCGACGCCTCTTTCGCGTCGACGGCCGCGGCGAGAGCGAGCCGGTCGCCGCCAACACGCAGCCGGACGGCAGCGACGATCCGCAAGGCCGGCAGAAGAACCGCCGCGTCGAGCTTCTGCTCGCGCAGTGA
- a CDS encoding MFS transporter: MSRQDAPAAPVHAPIAGEGPLYRTPGTAAYRRIVLALFLAGFATFSLLYCVQPFLPVFAQTFAITPAQSSLALSLTTGLLALSILCAGAVSESLSRKRMIFLSICAAALLNITAALLPSWPLLLLARAAEGIALGGVPAVAMAYLAEEIDPRGLGYAMGIYVGSTAVGGMMGRVATSLIADVSSWRTALVVMGGLGLAAALGFAALLPPSRNFKAQRGRGARFHLRAWAGHLRNPGLVRLFLIAFLAMGAFVTIYNYATFRLLQPPFGLSQAAIGLIFTIYLVGSLASSTSGGVADRAGRAPVLLAGTLVAILGVLVTLTESLAGMIGGIVLLTVGFFIAHATASSWVGRLADGAKGHAASLYLLAYYLGSSVLGSAGGWFWQHGGWAAVSGYASCLLLLALLAGLGIRRRSAA; encoded by the coding sequence GTGAGCCGGCAGGACGCTCCCGCCGCCCCTGTCCATGCCCCGATCGCGGGCGAGGGGCCGCTCTATCGCACGCCCGGCACGGCCGCCTACCGGCGGATCGTGCTCGCCCTGTTCCTCGCCGGCTTCGCGACCTTCTCGCTCCTCTATTGCGTGCAGCCCTTCCTTCCGGTCTTCGCCCAGACCTTCGCGATCACGCCGGCGCAAAGCTCGCTCGCCCTGTCGCTGACCACGGGCCTGCTCGCCCTGTCGATCCTGTGCGCCGGCGCCGTGTCGGAAAGCCTCAGCCGCAAGCGCATGATCTTCCTCTCGATCTGCGCGGCCGCCCTGCTCAACATCACCGCGGCCCTGCTGCCGTCCTGGCCGCTCCTCCTGCTCGCGCGCGCGGCCGAGGGCATTGCGCTGGGTGGCGTGCCGGCGGTCGCCATGGCCTATCTCGCCGAGGAGATCGACCCGCGCGGCCTCGGCTACGCCATGGGCATCTATGTCGGCAGCACCGCGGTCGGCGGCATGATGGGTCGCGTAGCCACCAGCCTGATCGCCGACGTCTCCTCCTGGCGGACGGCCCTCGTCGTCATGGGCGGGCTCGGCCTCGCCGCTGCGCTCGGCTTTGCCGCCCTCTTGCCGCCGTCGCGCAACTTCAAGGCGCAACGCGGCCGGGGCGCCCGCTTCCACCTTCGCGCGTGGGCCGGCCATTTGCGCAATCCGGGCCTGGTGCGCCTGTTCCTGATCGCCTTCCTGGCCATGGGCGCGTTCGTGACGATCTACAACTACGCGACGTTCCGGCTCCTCCAACCGCCCTTCGGCCTCAGCCAGGCGGCGATCGGCCTGATCTTCACGATCTATCTCGTCGGCAGCCTGGCGTCGTCGACGTCGGGCGGCGTCGCCGACCGTGCCGGACGCGCGCCGGTCCTGCTCGCCGGCACGCTGGTCGCGATCCTGGGCGTCCTGGTCACCCTGACCGAAAGCCTGGCCGGGATGATCGGCGGCATCGTGCTGCTGACCGTCGGCTTCTTCATCGCGCACGCCACCGCCAGCTCCTGGGTGGGGAGGCTCGCCGACGGCGCCAAGGGACACGCCGCCTCGTTGTATCTGCTGGCGTACTACCTGGGATCGAGCGTCCTGGGATCGGCCGGCGGATGGTTCTGGCAGCATGGCGGCTGGGCGGCGGTCTCGGGATACGCCTCCTGTCTGTTGCTGCTTGCCCTCCTGGCCGGGCTCGGCATCCGCCGGCGAAGCGCGGCCTGA
- a CDS encoding DeoR/GlpR family DNA-binding transcription regulator: protein MLIARQESIVEVAKRTGRVTVEDLAARFQVTPQTIRKDLNELCERRLLARVHGGAVLSSGVENVGYDARRLIAQEEKRAIGQAAAALVPNNASLFINIGTTTEAVAQALLQHDGLLVITNNINVASLMLPYPGIEVIIAGGVLRRQDGGIVGEAAVDFIRQFKVDLAIIGVSAIDADGALLDYDYREVKVAQAIIANARHVVLVSDSSKFERTAPVRIGHIGQVQTFVTDRCARESVRRICAANDVRLIEVAAPGSP from the coding sequence TTGCTGATCGCGCGGCAGGAATCGATCGTCGAGGTCGCCAAGCGCACCGGCCGGGTCACCGTGGAGGACCTGGCGGCCCGCTTCCAGGTCACGCCGCAGACGATCCGCAAGGATCTCAACGAGCTGTGCGAACGCCGCCTGCTCGCCCGGGTGCACGGGGGCGCGGTCCTCTCCTCGGGCGTGGAGAACGTCGGCTACGACGCCAGGCGGCTGATCGCCCAGGAGGAGAAGCGGGCGATCGGTCAGGCAGCCGCCGCGCTGGTTCCGAACAACGCCTCGCTGTTCATCAATATCGGCACGACGACCGAGGCGGTCGCGCAGGCGCTCCTGCAGCATGACGGCCTGCTCGTCATCACCAACAACATCAACGTCGCGAGCCTGATGCTGCCCTATCCCGGCATCGAGGTGATCATCGCGGGCGGCGTGCTGCGCCGGCAGGACGGCGGCATCGTCGGCGAGGCCGCGGTCGACTTCATCCGGCAGTTCAAGGTCGATCTCGCCATCATCGGCGTCTCGGCGATCGACGCGGACGGCGCCCTGCTCGACTACGACTACCGTGAGGTCAAGGTGGCGCAGGCCATCATCGCCAATGCCCGCCACGTCGTGCTCGTCTCCGATTCGTCCAAGTTCGAGCGCACGGCGCCGGTGCGGATCGGCCATATCGGCCAGGTCCAGACCTTCGTCACGGACCGCTGCGCCCGCGAGAGCGTCCGCCGCATCTGCGCCGCGAACGACGTGCGGCTGATCGAAGTCGCCGCTCCCGGCTCTCCCTAG
- the glpD gene encoding glycerol-3-phosphate dehydrogenase, producing MSVDRFDILVIGGGINGCGIARDAAGRGYDVLLCEMDDLGSGTSSASTKLIHGGLRYLEHYEFRLVREALREREVLWRMAPHIVWPLRFVLPHHQGLRPWWLLRLGLFLYDHLGGRKLLPPTRRVDLRSDTVGAPLKDSYARAFAYSDCWVEDARMVVLNARSAAEHGATVRVRTEVASAVRDGDGWRAVLRDRRSGATREVRARVVVNAAGPWVDRVLGTVDGGTRARSVRLVQGSHVVVRQLFPHDRAYIFQNGDGRIVFAIPYEGDFTLIGTTDRDFEGNPSEVRISEDETNYLLAAAGAYFAQPVARDAVVWAYSGVRPLFEDGASRAQEATRDYVLRVDGQASGPKLINVFGGKLTTYRRLAEAVLGKVGDAIGGRGRPWTSGEALPGGAFPVEGFPVLLRKLGEAYPGFEAGTLRRLARAYGTDAWSILGDARRPADLGRDFGAGLSAVEVDHLVTKEWALTADDILWRRSKLGLRIDRKGREALDHYMAERTKEQVTAA from the coding sequence GTGTCCGTGGATCGATTCGACATCCTGGTGATCGGTGGCGGCATCAACGGCTGCGGCATCGCGCGCGACGCGGCGGGACGCGGCTACGACGTTCTGCTGTGCGAGATGGACGATCTCGGCTCCGGCACGTCCTCGGCCTCGACCAAGCTGATCCATGGCGGCTTGCGCTATCTCGAGCACTACGAGTTCCGCCTGGTGCGCGAGGCGCTGCGCGAGCGCGAGGTGCTCTGGCGGATGGCGCCGCACATCGTCTGGCCGCTGCGCTTCGTCCTCCCGCATCACCAGGGGCTGCGGCCGTGGTGGCTGCTGCGGCTGGGTCTCTTCCTCTACGATCACCTGGGTGGCCGCAAACTCTTGCCGCCGACCCGGCGCGTCGACCTGCGTTCCGACACGGTCGGTGCGCCGCTGAAGGACAGCTACGCGCGCGCGTTCGCGTATTCCGACTGCTGGGTCGAGGACGCACGCATGGTCGTGCTCAACGCGCGCTCGGCCGCGGAGCATGGCGCCACCGTTCGGGTGCGGACCGAGGTGGCCTCGGCCGTGCGCGACGGCGATGGGTGGCGTGCCGTCCTGCGCGACCGGCGCAGCGGCGCCACGCGGGAGGTCCGGGCGCGGGTCGTGGTCAACGCCGCCGGTCCCTGGGTCGATCGCGTCCTGGGCACGGTCGACGGCGGAACGCGCGCGCGCAGCGTCCGGCTCGTCCAGGGCAGTCACGTCGTGGTCCGCCAGCTGTTTCCGCACGACCGCGCCTATATCTTCCAGAACGGCGACGGTCGGATCGTGTTCGCCATCCCATACGAGGGCGACTTCACCCTGATCGGCACCACCGACCGGGATTTCGAGGGCAACCCCTCCGAGGTCCGCATCTCCGAGGACGAGACGAACTACCTCCTCGCCGCGGCCGGCGCCTATTTCGCGCAGCCCGTGGCCCGCGACGCCGTGGTCTGGGCCTATTCCGGCGTGCGGCCCCTGTTCGAGGATGGAGCCTCGCGTGCGCAGGAAGCGACCCGCGACTACGTCCTCCGGGTCGATGGGCAAGCGAGCGGGCCCAAGCTCATCAACGTCTTCGGCGGCAAGCTCACGACCTATCGCAGGCTGGCCGAGGCGGTGCTGGGCAAGGTCGGCGATGCGATCGGCGGGCGCGGGCGGCCCTGGACGTCGGGCGAGGCCCTGCCCGGCGGCGCTTTTCCGGTCGAAGGCTTTCCCGTGCTGCTGCGCAAGCTGGGCGAAGCCTATCCCGGTTTCGAAGCAGGGACGCTCCGCCGTCTGGCCCGCGCCTACGGCACGGACGCCTGGTCCATTCTCGGCGACGCGCGCCGCCCGGCCGATCTCGGGCGCGACTTCGGCGCCGGGCTCAGCGCCGTCGAGGTCGACCATCTCGTCACCAAGGAATGGGCGCTGACCGCCGACGACATTCTCTGGCGGCGCTCAAAGCTCGGGCTGCGTATTGACCGGAAGGGACGGGAGGCGCTCGATCACTACATGGCCGAACGCACGAAGGAGCAGGTCACCGCGGCGTGA